In Tindallia magadiensis, one DNA window encodes the following:
- a CDS encoding PAS domain-containing protein — protein MKRLTKVRFLISTLFIVTVMCFFMASVPIDAQDLQTYDIQTEKLIETILQTAPSGIGMVENRRIVMVNNYIIELMGYTEAEILGQDSRVFYISEEEYRFVGDEKYRQIALEGTGSVETQWVTKDGKKLDIILSSTPLNPEDWSQGVIFTVQNITENKRAAALLQWRTRGLLAGAVIFALVLFFLLIRLENSRKKLKESEAKLRDSEERYLQSNRQSRTITWETDSSGTIQYVNEIFEQILGYSGEEVIGKNTLLDFLESENGMFTQRIKRIFKQKKSFRSVEIPLKAKDGEILWVMTSGIPIFDSEGGVCAYRGSCTDISERKKMEEELKLYMTAFQQSADGLCLADIEGRVIFTNPSWLQMHGYEFEDLTGQHISVFHTEEQYRKEVLPAVGRLRQKGFESCEVWHMTQNGDLFPTWMIMTQITTSTNEPIGIFAQMRDITDIKKVEKELLEAKIKAEEANRAKSQFVANISHEIRTPLNGLFGFIQLLEMTELDQEQEEYVEHMRSASEVLTSVINDVLTISKAESGKMELHESVFDLHQCIDTAVRSYSAQAQLKGIRLEQVDETNQCDQEVVGDAIKIRQIIGNLVSNAIKFTEQGSVTVRTYCKEYNLNVLRLWVEISDTGIGMPPEHLQAIMEPFVQSSSRVGKKYGGTGLGLPISKNFVEMMGGKMNISSKEGEGTSVSFEINLSKSLREKGDSDTSRKRNL, from the coding sequence ATGAAAAGACTTACAAAAGTGAGGTTCTTAATAAGTACTTTATTTATTGTGACGGTTATGTGTTTTTTTATGGCGAGTGTTCCGATCGATGCACAAGATCTACAGACCTACGATATTCAAACTGAAAAACTAATAGAAACCATTCTTCAAACAGCACCATCAGGAATTGGGATGGTAGAAAATCGAAGGATTGTAATGGTGAATAATTATATTATTGAATTGATGGGGTATACAGAAGCGGAGATACTAGGACAGGATTCTCGTGTGTTTTACATTAGTGAGGAAGAGTATAGGTTTGTAGGAGATGAGAAATACCGTCAGATAGCCTTGGAAGGAACCGGAAGCGTGGAAACCCAGTGGGTGACGAAAGATGGAAAAAAATTAGATATTATTCTTTCTTCGACGCCTCTAAACCCAGAAGACTGGTCACAAGGGGTGATTTTTACGGTTCAGAATATCACGGAAAACAAACGAGCAGCAGCACTGTTGCAATGGCGTACTAGGGGATTGTTAGCGGGAGCTGTTATTTTTGCACTGGTTTTGTTTTTTTTACTCATTAGATTAGAAAATAGTAGGAAAAAATTAAAAGAGTCGGAGGCAAAATTAAGGGATAGCGAAGAAAGGTACCTGCAATCGAACCGACAAAGTCGAACGATTACTTGGGAAACGGATTCAAGTGGTACCATTCAGTACGTCAATGAGATATTTGAACAAATCCTAGGTTATTCGGGAGAAGAGGTTATAGGCAAGAACACTCTGTTGGATTTTCTAGAATCAGAAAATGGAATGTTTACGCAGCGGATAAAAAGGATTTTTAAACAAAAGAAAAGTTTTCGATCTGTTGAAATTCCATTAAAAGCGAAAGATGGCGAAATTCTGTGGGTGATGACCAGTGGTATTCCCATCTTTGATTCAGAAGGCGGAGTTTGTGCTTACCGAGGCAGTTGTACAGATATCTCTGAACGGAAAAAAATGGAAGAAGAATTAAAACTCTATATGACGGCATTTCAGCAGTCGGCGGACGGACTTTGTCTTGCTGATATAGAAGGTCGTGTTATTTTCACCAATCCTTCTTGGTTACAAATGCATGGATATGAATTTGAAGATTTAACAGGCCAGCATATTTCTGTTTTTCATACAGAAGAACAGTATAGAAAAGAAGTTTTACCTGCGGTTGGACGCCTGAGACAAAAGGGTTTTGAAAGTTGCGAAGTGTGGCATATGACACAAAATGGTGATTTGTTTCCTACGTGGATGATAATGACTCAGATCACAACGTCCACCAATGAACCGATTGGAATATTTGCCCAAATGCGCGATATAACAGATATCAAGAAAGTAGAAAAAGAACTATTAGAAGCGAAAATAAAAGCAGAAGAAGCAAATCGTGCGAAGAGCCAATTTGTTGCCAATATTAGTCATGAAATCAGAACTCCCTTAAATGGACTTTTTGGATTTATTCAACTTTTAGAAATGACAGAATTGGATCAAGAACAAGAGGAATACGTAGAACATATGCGTTCGGCATCAGAAGTGCTTACCAGTGTTATTAATGATGTGTTGACCATCTCAAAGGCTGAGTCTGGAAAAATGGAGTTGCATGAAAGTGTCTTTGACTTGCATCAGTGCATTGATACAGCTGTTAGATCTTACAGTGCCCAAGCGCAGTTAAAGGGAATTAGATTAGAACAAGTTGATGAAACCAATCAATGTGATCAGGAAGTAGTGGGAGATGCTATTAAAATACGTCAGATTATCGGCAACTTAGTAAGCAATGCTATTAAGTTTACAGAACAAGGAAGCGTAACGGTCCGGACTTACTGCAAGGAGTATAACCTGAATGTCTTAAGGTTGTGGGTTGAGATTTCAGACACAGGCATAGGGATGCCTCCAGAACATTTACAAGCTATTATGGAGCCTTTTGTACAAAGTAGTTCAAGGGTTGGAAAAAAATATGGTGGTACTGGTTTAGGCTTACCAATATCCAAAAACTTCGTAGAAATGATGGGGGGAAAGATGAATATTAGCAGCAAGGAAGGGGAAGGCACCAGCGTTTCTTTTGAAATAAACCTGTCAAAATCCTTAAGAGAGAAAGGTGACTCAGATACGTCCCGAAAAAGAAATCTTTAG
- the proC gene encoding pyrroline-5-carboxylate reductase produces MKLGFIGCGNMAQAMIAGVIKANIVSEKEIIASDKHRPNLEKAGEQLGIKITDDNKEIASRSKILILSVKPVFYDAVIQEITSVIGEETVVVTIAPGKTLEEIERTFGKKVKIIRTMPNTPAMVGVGMTAMCANDQVSEEEVQEVKETLEGFGRVEMVSEYMMDAVVAVSGSAPAYVFMLIDALADGAVLKGMGRREARIFAAQTVMGSGKMVLETGLHPAELKDMVCSPGGTTIEAVRKLEAEGFRSGIIEAMAACAEKSQKMEEG; encoded by the coding sequence ATGAAATTAGGATTTATTGGTTGTGGGAATATGGCACAGGCGATGATTGCTGGAGTGATCAAAGCTAATATTGTGTCGGAAAAAGAGATCATCGCTTCTGATAAGCATCGTCCGAACCTGGAAAAAGCAGGTGAACAGTTAGGAATAAAGATTACCGACGATAATAAAGAGATTGCATCAAGAAGTAAAATACTCATATTATCTGTAAAACCAGTTTTTTATGATGCCGTTATTCAAGAGATTACTTCGGTGATCGGGGAAGAAACCGTTGTTGTTACCATTGCTCCTGGAAAAACGCTGGAAGAGATAGAGCGGACATTTGGAAAAAAAGTAAAAATCATACGAACCATGCCAAACACTCCGGCAATGGTAGGTGTAGGAATGACGGCAATGTGCGCCAACGATCAGGTGTCAGAGGAAGAGGTTCAGGAAGTCAAAGAAACCTTAGAAGGATTTGGACGTGTGGAAATGGTATCTGAATATATGATGGATGCCGTAGTGGCCGTCAGTGGAAGTGCACCAGCCTATGTATTTATGTTAATAGATGCGCTGGCAGATGGAGCTGTGTTAAAAGGAATGGGCCGAAGAGAAGCACGGATCTTTGCAGCGCAAACCGTGATGGGCAGCGGGAAAATGGTCCTTGAAACAGGACTTCATCCGGCGGAATTAAAAGATATGGTTTGCTCACCGGGTGGAACAACGATAGAAGCGGTTCGAAAACTGGAAGCTGAAGGTTTTCGAAGTGGCATCATAGAAGCAATGGCCGCTTGCGCTGAAAAATCTCAAAAGATGGAAGAAGGGTAG
- a CDS encoding heme NO-binding domain-containing protein — MKGTVVNVWINTMKKLYGEDTKDRILTEKGWNPQKVITPMEEIEDREIFDLIAAFAKNAGISTEEQWRKLGQNNIPAFYDWFPSYFGTSSAMNFLLLMDKVHIQLTKMIPGANPPRLIPEMIDDYTMEMTYRSKRGLHHYLLGLLEGVADHFGEKVSAKVISEDREQDGTYEVKLRIEFDKSSIKRKNYPLSQLLSFGIFKNLSFKIVLIPTVVAVLFVLLFNGMQSIPLLVGVPGIILLSGLWTGTVVTKPMLEMQQELESMKAMNFSSSLKVKTGDEIETLYQKTTDVKEALREEFTYYKGGMDDLYSFIDKFSGVANNMSNMASTIADAVQEVAEGAVHQATETESSVALLSENIQTLNEISQQELEGKDNLEAAVNQIEISFTDLEAVSENLNQVKDQFAHVNEQGTALGHKVKDIITIVSTVESIAEQTNLLALNASIEAARAGEMGRGFSVVAEEIRKLAEDSKEAVSTINHSLNQFIEEVNQMVNQVNQQFIRLDEGTKTMIHVTDESRKASTRIEEVSDIIVDISNRLSNETNRINKVFDNMNTLAAIAEENSATSEEMSANVTSFSAEIRVLTDNIDDLEKVVLFLKKELERYQI; from the coding sequence TTGAAAGGTACAGTTGTCAATGTTTGGATTAATACAATGAAGAAGCTTTATGGTGAAGATACAAAAGATAGGATACTAACGGAAAAAGGATGGAATCCGCAAAAAGTGATTACCCCGATGGAAGAAATAGAAGATCGGGAAATATTTGATTTGATTGCAGCGTTTGCAAAAAATGCTGGTATATCAACGGAAGAACAGTGGCGGAAGTTAGGGCAAAATAATATCCCGGCTTTTTATGACTGGTTTCCTTCCTATTTTGGCACCAGCAGCGCTATGAACTTTTTGCTTTTAATGGATAAAGTACATATTCAACTGACAAAAATGATTCCTGGGGCAAATCCACCCCGGCTGATTCCGGAAATGATTGATGACTATACGATGGAAATGACTTATCGGTCAAAGCGGGGTCTACATCATTACTTGCTGGGATTGCTGGAAGGAGTAGCCGATCATTTTGGTGAAAAGGTTTCTGCGAAAGTAATTAGTGAAGATCGGGAACAGGACGGAACCTATGAAGTTAAGCTCCGTATTGAATTTGACAAGTCATCGATAAAGCGAAAAAACTATCCCCTTTCTCAGTTGCTTTCTTTTGGGATTTTCAAGAATCTTTCTTTTAAGATTGTTTTAATTCCAACGGTTGTGGCGGTGTTGTTTGTGCTTTTGTTTAATGGGATGCAAAGTATTCCCTTACTGGTAGGAGTTCCTGGAATTATCTTATTGTCCGGCTTATGGACTGGAACAGTGGTAACAAAACCAATGCTGGAAATGCAGCAAGAATTAGAATCAATGAAAGCCATGAATTTTTCCAGCAGCCTTAAAGTAAAGACTGGTGATGAAATTGAAACCCTTTATCAGAAAACAACAGATGTGAAAGAAGCTTTAAGAGAAGAGTTCACCTACTATAAAGGTGGAATGGATGACTTATATTCGTTTATTGATAAATTTAGCGGTGTGGCCAACAATATGAGCAATATGGCAAGCACAATTGCGGATGCGGTTCAGGAAGTAGCAGAAGGCGCTGTGCATCAGGCTACGGAAACCGAAAGTTCAGTTGCTCTTTTATCAGAGAACATCCAAACCCTCAACGAAATCAGCCAACAGGAGCTGGAAGGGAAAGACAACTTAGAAGCTGCTGTTAACCAGATAGAAATATCCTTTACAGATCTGGAAGCTGTTTCAGAAAACCTGAACCAGGTAAAAGACCAGTTTGCTCATGTTAATGAGCAGGGAACGGCTTTAGGGCATAAGGTGAAAGACATTATTACGATTGTTAGTACCGTGGAAAGCATTGCTGAACAAACCAATTTACTGGCATTAAACGCTTCTATCGAAGCGGCTAGGGCTGGTGAAATGGGAAGAGGATTCAGCGTAGTTGCTGAAGAAATTCGCAAGCTGGCAGAAGATTCCAAGGAAGCGGTTAGTACGATTAATCACAGTCTGAATCAGTTTATTGAAGAAGTGAATCAAATGGTAAATCAGGTAAACCAACAGTTTATTCGATTGGATGAAGGTACGAAAACCATGATTCATGTTACGGATGAGAGTCGTAAAGCCTCTACCCGTATCGAAGAAGTATCCGATATCATTGTGGATATTTCTAACCGACTTTCTAATGAGACAAACCGAATCAATAAAGTGTTTGATAATATGAACACCTTAGCAGCCATTGCGGAAGAAAATTCGGCTACTTCTGAGGAAATGAGTGCTAACGTTACCAGTTTCTCTGCGGAAATAAGAGTACTGACTGATAACATAGATGATCTGGAAAAAGTAGTACTGTTCCTGAAAAAAGAGTTGGAGCGATATCAAATATAA
- a CDS encoding sigma-70 family RNA polymerase sigma factor, whose amino-acid sequence MKKKERVSEKEVEAYLIEKQFMHYRLAYSYVRNQEDALDIIQEASYKAIVHIDSLKSIHQIKPWFCRILINTALDFLRKRKRLLVMDEETMAAFDNGSEDRYEDIDLQQALREMPDQYRSILILRFFEDLKIEEIADILNENINTVKSRLYRSLKMLRLEIKENQEVI is encoded by the coding sequence ATGAAGAAAAAAGAACGTGTATCTGAAAAAGAAGTGGAAGCTTACCTGATAGAAAAACAGTTCATGCACTACCGTTTGGCTTATAGCTATGTTCGTAATCAAGAGGATGCACTGGATATTATTCAGGAAGCTTCGTATAAAGCTATTGTACACATAGATTCCTTAAAAAGCATCCACCAAATAAAACCTTGGTTTTGTCGAATCCTCATTAATACAGCCCTAGACTTTCTGCGTAAACGAAAACGACTTCTTGTCATGGACGAAGAAACAATGGCGGCTTTTGACAACGGATCCGAAGACCGTTATGAAGACATTGATCTTCAACAGGCATTAAGAGAAATGCCGGATCAGTATCGCAGTATCCTTATCTTGCGTTTTTTCGAAGACTTGAAGATTGAAGAAATTGCGGACATCTTAAATGAAAACATCAATACGGTTAAAAGTAGGCTTTATCGTTCCTTAAAAATGCTTCGCCTTGAAATCAAAGAAAATCAGGAGGTTATCTAA
- a CDS encoding RsiV family protein — protein MKNDSLNEIKKDYMNPPIPHDLESSIQKGVAQAQREKQRHRFRHTIKKTASIAAAASILFTVALNSSPAFASSFSEIPLINRVVQVLTVKDYQFEQDGYTASVSTPAIDGLENKHLESLLNETYLKESKELYQGFLKEMEEMEDSGGGHLGLHSGYEVVTDNEQILSIRRYVVNTVGSSSTTYHYDTIDKENELFLTLPSLFKDDAYIEVISQSIKEQMMDQHRQDPDQIYWLEGMVEDPDLVDLFQKIDPSQNFYISEDATLVISFDKYEVAPGYMGVAEFQIPTDILKPLLVSDEYLK, from the coding sequence ATGAAGAACGATTCCCTTAATGAGATAAAAAAAGATTATATGAATCCACCTATCCCCCATGATTTAGAAAGCAGCATTCAAAAGGGAGTGGCACAGGCACAAAGAGAAAAGCAGCGTCATCGTTTTCGACATACCATCAAAAAAACAGCCAGTATTGCTGCTGCCGCATCTATTCTTTTCACTGTAGCTCTTAATAGCAGTCCTGCCTTCGCTTCTTCTTTTTCAGAGATACCTCTCATCAATCGGGTGGTGCAGGTACTTACAGTGAAAGATTATCAATTTGAGCAGGACGGATACACCGCCAGTGTCTCTACTCCCGCCATCGATGGACTTGAAAACAAGCATCTCGAATCATTATTAAATGAAACCTATTTAAAGGAAAGCAAAGAACTTTACCAGGGTTTCTTAAAAGAAATGGAGGAAATGGAAGATTCCGGCGGCGGTCATCTGGGTCTTCATAGTGGTTATGAAGTGGTTACGGATAATGAGCAGATTCTTTCCATCCGACGTTATGTGGTTAATACCGTGGGATCTTCTTCCACAACTTATCACTATGATACCATTGATAAAGAAAACGAACTATTCCTGACCTTACCCAGCCTTTTTAAGGACGATGCTTATATCGAAGTGATCTCTCAGTCCATCAAAGAACAAATGATGGATCAACATCGTCAAGATCCTGATCAAATATACTGGTTGGAAGGAATGGTGGAGGATCCAGATCTTGTTGATCTTTTCCAGAAAATCGATCCTTCACAGAACTTTTATATTAGCGAAGATGCGACTCTGGTCATTTCTTTTGATAAATACGAAGTGGCTCCCGGCTACATGGGAGTAGCGGAATTCCAAATCCCTACGGATATCTTAAAGCCATTGTTAGTCAGTGATGAGTATTTGAAGTAA
- a CDS encoding HAD family hydrolase, whose translation MNYQYILFDLDGTLTDPGMGITNALMHALEKYGIKVEDRETLYPFIGPPLTESFENFYGFSKEEAKQAVEYYRDYYREKGLFENKVYEGIPALLEKLVSREKTLLVATSKPEIFANQILKHFGIHHYFSFVAGSHFDGSRVQKNEVIEYVLERAGVKDLSTAVMIGDRKHDMIGAKKVGLDSIGVLYGYGDREELEKAGAKMIVRKVEELETMLR comes from the coding sequence ATGAACTATCAATACATCTTATTTGATTTAGATGGAACGTTAACAGACCCAGGGATGGGGATTACCAATGCCCTGATGCATGCTCTGGAAAAATATGGGATTAAAGTGGAGGACAGAGAAACGTTATATCCATTTATAGGACCGCCACTTACAGAATCCTTTGAGAACTTTTACGGCTTTTCTAAAGAGGAAGCAAAACAAGCGGTAGAATATTATCGTGACTATTATAGGGAGAAAGGTTTGTTTGAAAACAAAGTCTATGAAGGGATCCCGGCTTTGCTGGAAAAGCTGGTCAGTCGAGAAAAGACGCTTCTAGTAGCCACTTCAAAGCCGGAAATCTTTGCTAACCAGATACTAAAACATTTTGGAATCCATCACTACTTTTCCTTTGTGGCAGGAAGTCATTTTGATGGAAGCAGGGTACAAAAGAATGAAGTGATAGAATATGTGTTGGAAAGGGCTGGTGTGAAAGATCTTTCCACAGCGGTTATGATAGGAGATCGAAAACATGATATGATAGGGGCAAAAAAGGTAGGATTAGACTCCATTGGCGTGTTATATGGGTATGGAGATAGGGAGGAATTGGAAAAAGCGGGTGCAAAAATGATTGTTCGTAAAGTAGAAGAATTGGAGACGATGTTACGATAA
- a CDS encoding cupin domain-containing protein — translation MGENAIVLKSYEQEVLDVIGEHYIVTSLCTNNSKHTLYPRLIEILPSLKKEERLQTYPHKGEEFIYILEGILTLLYNDEKHHLYPGDSAQYASDIPHNWANDTNKNVKLLCISVPNPFNENNSKDKIEDDHLHQHIGNTLTD, via the coding sequence ATGGGAGAAAACGCCATTGTCTTAAAAAGTTATGAGCAGGAGGTATTAGATGTTATTGGCGAACACTACATCGTTACTTCCCTTTGTACCAACAACTCCAAGCATACTTTATATCCAAGACTCATCGAGATCCTGCCGTCCCTAAAAAAAGAAGAACGGCTTCAAACCTATCCTCATAAGGGAGAAGAGTTCATTTACATTCTGGAAGGTATTCTTACACTTCTATATAATGATGAAAAACATCACCTTTATCCTGGAGATTCTGCTCAATACGCTTCGGATATTCCTCACAACTGGGCTAACGACACGAACAAAAATGTAAAGTTACTTTGTATTTCGGTTCCAAACCCTTTTAATGAAAACAATTCTAAAGATAAGATCGAAGACGATCATCTTCATCAACATATCGGCAACACCTTAACGGATTAA
- a CDS encoding DUF368 domain-containing protein gives MKSRMEQGMAFSRNQSLLFIKGLILGMGIIVPGISGGTILIAFGIYEKILEDIWKRHFKPYFVMLTGTIAGVFLGSFLFTYLFAFHASPTKAFVLGCLWMSIPFILKRSNGCTKKNMFLLSMGVLLAYGLTRMPTLVDGDHLSLGETFFGGVIASGTMMIPGISGSSVLIVLGMYESMLKIVNEINVPYLMIFLLGALIGAVLLAKLLKTVFEKHQSEILFFFSGLIIGSSTMLFPEKINFSSATLFLIGVGIVYRWGNYKYRQNSPLMARTIKGIKRTFKQDAEDE, from the coding sequence ATGAAAAGCAGAATGGAACAGGGGATGGCCTTTAGCAGAAATCAAAGCCTGTTATTTATTAAAGGACTTATTTTAGGTATGGGTATTATTGTGCCGGGAATTAGTGGGGGTACTATTTTAATTGCTTTTGGCATCTATGAAAAAATATTGGAAGATATATGGAAAAGACATTTTAAGCCATATTTTGTGATGCTGACAGGTACGATAGCTGGTGTGTTTCTAGGTAGCTTTCTGTTTACCTATCTTTTTGCCTTTCACGCAAGTCCTACCAAAGCATTTGTACTAGGATGTTTATGGATGTCGATTCCTTTTATCTTAAAAAGAAGTAATGGCTGTACCAAAAAAAATATGTTTTTATTAAGTATGGGAGTATTGCTGGCTTATGGACTGACTAGAATGCCTACACTGGTGGATGGCGATCATTTGTCACTGGGCGAAACTTTTTTTGGTGGTGTGATTGCTAGCGGAACGATGATGATCCCAGGAATTTCTGGCAGTTCTGTGCTTATTGTTTTAGGAATGTACGAATCAATGTTGAAAATAGTGAATGAAATTAATGTCCCTTATTTAATGATCTTTCTTTTGGGGGCGTTGATCGGTGCTGTTCTGCTGGCGAAACTCTTGAAAACCGTATTTGAAAAGCACCAGTCAGAAATATTGTTCTTTTTCTCCGGTCTAATTATTGGATCTTCCACGATGCTTTTTCCGGAAAAAATAAACTTTTCATCAGCAACGCTCTTTTTAATCGGTGTGGGCATTGTGTATCGATGGGGAAATTATAAATACCGACAAAACAGTCCTTTGATGGCCAGAACCATCAAGGGAATAAAAAGAACCTTTAAACAAGACGCTGAGGATGAGTAA
- a CDS encoding pyruvate formate lyase family protein: MDLVNISLGVCTELNPWDAFSPGRLDQHLNPFYQKEIEAGSLKEEEALELLQCLWVKFNNQPAPPKVGITLKESGTYTDFANINTGGITADGQDGVNDVSYLILDCMDEMKLLQPSSNVQISRKTPQHFLKRACEVSRKGWGQPAFYNTEAIMQELLNAGKTIEDARLGGTSGCVETGAFGNEAYILTGYFNLPKILEITLHNGYDPVGKKQLGLALGKAEDFKSYEELLEAYQKQIEHFINIKIQGSNVIETIYAKYMPSPFLSVITNDCIAKGKDYNAGGARYNTNYIQGVGIGTITDSLTAIKYNIYDHQKCTMEELMAAIRDNFEGHDLVKHLVKNKTPKYGNDDDYADEVMKQIFNIYKGTVNGRPNMKGGEYRINMLPTTCHVYFGEVMLASPNGRLAHKPLSEGISPEKGADTLGPAAVIRSAAKMDHLSTGGTLLNQKFTPSVVKGEEGLDNMASLVRAYFNMEGHHIQFNITDRETLIKAQKNPEEYQDLIVRVAGYSDHFRNLSKVLQDEIIGRTEQSFDGM, encoded by the coding sequence GTGGACCTGGTAAACATCAGCCTGGGCGTTTGCACAGAGCTGAACCCATGGGATGCGTTTAGCCCCGGAAGGTTAGATCAACACTTAAATCCTTTCTATCAAAAGGAAATAGAAGCAGGAAGTTTGAAGGAAGAGGAAGCCTTAGAATTATTGCAATGCCTATGGGTTAAATTTAATAACCAACCGGCACCGCCCAAAGTAGGCATAACTTTAAAGGAAAGCGGGACTTATACAGATTTTGCAAACATTAATACGGGTGGGATCACAGCTGATGGTCAGGATGGTGTGAATGATGTCAGCTACTTAATACTGGATTGCATGGACGAAATGAAACTTTTACAGCCAAGCTCCAATGTTCAGATTAGCCGAAAAACACCACAGCATTTTCTGAAGAGAGCTTGTGAAGTGTCAAGAAAAGGGTGGGGTCAGCCAGCTTTTTACAATACCGAAGCCATCATGCAAGAACTGTTAAATGCAGGTAAAACCATCGAAGATGCACGACTGGGAGGAACCAGTGGTTGCGTAGAAACAGGAGCTTTTGGCAACGAAGCATATATTCTGACAGGGTATTTCAATTTGCCTAAAATATTGGAAATTACATTGCATAATGGCTATGATCCTGTAGGAAAAAAACAGCTGGGATTAGCCCTGGGGAAAGCGGAAGATTTCAAGAGTTATGAAGAACTATTGGAAGCATACCAGAAACAGATAGAGCATTTTATCAATATTAAAATACAGGGCTCCAATGTAATAGAGACCATCTACGCAAAATACATGCCTTCTCCTTTTCTGTCGGTCATTACTAATGATTGCATCGCGAAAGGTAAAGACTATAATGCCGGTGGTGCTAGATATAATACTAACTATATTCAGGGCGTCGGGATCGGTACGATTACGGATTCACTGACAGCCATCAAATATAATATTTACGATCATCAAAAATGCACGATGGAAGAACTAATGGCAGCGATAAGAGATAATTTTGAAGGTCATGATCTGGTTAAGCATCTGGTGAAAAACAAAACACCTAAATATGGAAATGATGACGATTATGCGGACGAAGTGATGAAACAGATATTTAACATTTACAAAGGAACCGTTAATGGACGTCCTAATATGAAAGGGGGAGAATATCGAATTAATATGCTTCCAACCACTTGTCATGTATACTTTGGTGAAGTTATGCTAGCGAGCCCTAATGGACGATTGGCTCACAAACCACTTTCAGAAGGCATTTCGCCGGAAAAAGGAGCGGACACCCTTGGACCTGCGGCGGTTATTCGCTCAGCAGCGAAGATGGATCACCTTAGTACGGGAGGCACATTGTTAAATCAGAAGTTCACCCCATCCGTTGTTAAGGGTGAAGAAGGGTTGGACAATATGGCAAGCTTGGTTCGTGCTTATTTTAATATGGAAGGTCATCATATTCAGTTCAATATCACCGATAGAGAAACCCTGATAAAAGCACAAAAGAATCCGGAAGAATATCAAGACTTGATTGTTCGTGTTGCAGGTTACAGTGATCATTTTAGAAATTTAAGCAAAGTTTTGCAAGATGAAATTATTGGTCGGACAGAGCAATCTTTTGACGGAATGTAG